One window of the Streptomyces asoensis genome contains the following:
- a CDS encoding AzlC family ABC transporter permease → MAEQTALTDRRADGGGRPDAAVVRDALGVGIAVGLSGFAFGVTSAGSGLSVWQTCALSLLVFTGASQFALVGALATGGNPLTAAAGAFFLGVRNAFYGLRLSQSLALPRAVRPFAAQWVIDETAAVSLAQPGRRAARIGFGVTGLTLYVLWNLTTLLGALGAEAIGDTDAWGLDAAGPAVFLALLAPMLKTTAERAVAGLAVLLGLGLLPVLPAGVPVLMAALAAPVVLYLEGRRRAGRAAGRVHTGEEER, encoded by the coding sequence GTGGCAGAACAGACAGCTCTCACGGACAGACGCGCCGACGGCGGGGGACGGCCGGACGCCGCCGTCGTACGGGACGCTCTCGGGGTCGGGATCGCCGTAGGACTCTCCGGGTTCGCCTTCGGGGTGACCTCGGCGGGCAGCGGACTCTCGGTGTGGCAGACCTGCGCGCTCAGTCTTCTCGTCTTCACGGGGGCGTCCCAGTTCGCGCTCGTCGGGGCGCTGGCGACGGGCGGCAATCCCCTGACGGCGGCCGCCGGCGCCTTTTTCCTGGGCGTGCGCAACGCCTTCTACGGACTGCGTCTGTCGCAGTCACTGGCGCTCCCGCGCGCGGTGCGCCCGTTCGCCGCCCAATGGGTGATCGACGAGACGGCGGCGGTCTCGCTCGCCCAGCCCGGAAGGCGTGCCGCGCGCATCGGCTTCGGCGTCACCGGGCTGACTCTGTACGTGCTGTGGAACCTCACCACGTTGCTGGGTGCCCTGGGCGCCGAGGCCATCGGGGACACGGACGCCTGGGGGCTCGACGCGGCCGGGCCCGCCGTCTTCCTCGCGCTGCTCGCGCCCATGCTCAAGACCACCGCCGAGCGGGCCGTCGCCGGGCTCGCGGTGCTCCTGGGGCTGGGCCTGCTGCCCGTGCTGCCCGCCGGAGTGCCCGTGCTGATGGCCGCGCTCGCCGCACCGGTCGTCCTGTACCTCGAGGGGCGGCGCCGGGCCGGTCGGGCGGCCGGTCGGGTCCACACGGGGGAGGAGGAGCGTTGA
- a CDS encoding AraC family transcriptional regulator yields the protein MAHSGSGSGELARHWRYAELPGVDLLRARYVRKTFVRHTHEHFVIAAIAEGVEVFHHRGADQYAGAGALALVNPDTPHTGRAGVPEGWRYGAVYPSPDVVAEIAAETTTLRGTPGFVSPVLDDAYAVGLVHQVLRAAEEGNALAADTLLRVAVTRLLRLNGGPLPQREVRSAGARIAARARGVLEERLADPPTLEELAADLGTSSFALLRAFRDAYGLPPHAWLTDARVRRARRLLDAGIAPAEAAVTVGFTDQPHLNRHFARIVGVPPGAYQRERKNVQDPPGGLLLPSWSWQNRQLSRTDAPTAGDGRTPPSYGTLSGSGSP from the coding sequence GTGGCGCATTCGGGTTCTGGTTCGGGTGAGCTGGCGCGGCACTGGCGGTATGCGGAGCTGCCCGGTGTCGATCTGCTGCGGGCCCGGTATGTCCGCAAGACCTTCGTGCGGCACACCCACGAGCACTTCGTGATCGCTGCCATCGCCGAGGGGGTGGAGGTCTTTCACCACCGAGGGGCCGATCAGTACGCGGGGGCGGGGGCGCTCGCACTGGTCAACCCGGACACGCCGCACACCGGGCGGGCCGGGGTGCCGGAGGGCTGGCGGTACGGGGCCGTGTATCCGTCGCCCGACGTGGTGGCCGAGATCGCGGCCGAGACCACGACCCTTCGTGGCACCCCGGGTTTCGTCAGTCCCGTGCTGGACGATGCCTATGCCGTCGGGCTGGTGCATCAGGTGCTCCGAGCCGCTGAGGAGGGCAATGCGCTGGCCGCCGACACGCTGCTGCGGGTGGCGGTGACGCGGCTGCTGCGGCTCAACGGCGGACCGCTGCCGCAGCGGGAGGTGCGGTCGGCCGGGGCACGGATCGCCGCACGCGCGCGTGGCGTGCTGGAGGAGCGGTTGGCCGATCCGCCGACGCTGGAGGAGCTGGCCGCGGACCTGGGGACCAGCTCGTTCGCGCTGCTGCGGGCCTTCCGGGACGCGTACGGGCTGCCGCCCCATGCCTGGCTGACCGATGCCCGGGTGCGGCGGGCGCGCCGGCTGCTGGACGCGGGGATCGCACCTGCGGAGGCGGCCGTCACGGTGGGGTTCACCGACCAGCCGCACCTCAACCGCCACTTCGCCCGGATCGTCGGAGTCCCTCCAGGGGCGTACCAGCGTGAGCGCAAGAACGTACAAGACCCGCCCGGAGGGCTGCTCCTACCGTCGTGGTCGTGGCAGAACAGACAGCTCTCACGGACAGACGCGCCGACGGCGGGGGACGGCCGGACGCCGCCGTCGTACGGGACGCTCTCGGGGTCGGGATCGCCGTAG